Proteins from a single region of Chromobacterium sp. ATCC 53434:
- a CDS encoding IS110 family transposase yields MATVTLIGIDIGKHHFHLVAHDTKGHVLLKRQFGRHVLIDFLARHSACRIVMEACCGAHWLARKLAGFGHTVQLIAPQYVRPFVQGNKNDFLDAQAICEAASRPTMRYVAAKSPEQQALAALHRLREARIGERVQTGNQIHALLLEFGIALPQGAQGLQQARLLLREREVALPPIAWRVLEAQLSHHDQLQQQIDDWDCQITVLAKQDDVARRLMTVPGIGPITASQLAADAGQAKGYHCARDFAASLGLVPRQHSTGGKSTLLGISKRGDKALRRLLVQCAHVIMMSARRWHSAMAEWTAKLMLRRHGNVVACAVANKLARVVWAILAHGGEYRPYPETGK; encoded by the coding sequence ATGGCAACCGTCACCCTCATCGGCATCGATATCGGCAAACACCATTTCCACCTCGTCGCGCACGACACCAAGGGCCATGTGTTGCTCAAGCGCCAATTCGGCCGTCACGTGCTGATCGACTTTCTCGCTCGTCACTCCGCCTGCCGCATCGTGATGGAAGCTTGCTGTGGCGCCCATTGGCTGGCGCGCAAACTGGCCGGCTTCGGCCATACCGTGCAATTGATTGCTCCGCAGTACGTCCGTCCCTTCGTTCAGGGCAATAAGAACGATTTCCTCGATGCCCAAGCCATCTGTGAAGCCGCTTCCCGCCCCACCATGCGCTATGTCGCCGCCAAGTCGCCGGAACAGCAGGCGCTGGCGGCGCTGCACCGGCTGCGCGAGGCGCGAATCGGTGAACGCGTGCAGACGGGCAACCAGATCCATGCCTTACTGCTGGAGTTCGGCATCGCGCTGCCTCAGGGGGCGCAGGGTCTGCAACAGGCGCGTCTGCTGCTGCGGGAGCGCGAGGTTGCGCTACCGCCGATTGCCTGGCGGGTACTGGAGGCCCAGCTGTCGCACCATGATCAGTTGCAGCAACAAATCGATGATTGGGACTGCCAGATCACGGTACTGGCGAAACAGGACGACGTGGCGCGGCGGCTGATGACGGTACCGGGCATCGGCCCGATCACGGCCAGCCAGCTGGCTGCCGATGCCGGCCAGGCCAAGGGCTATCATTGCGCCCGCGACTTCGCGGCTTCGTTGGGCTTGGTGCCGCGGCAGCATTCGACTGGCGGCAAATCGACGTTGCTGGGCATCAGCAAACGAGGCGATAAAGCGTTGCGCCGCTTATTGGTGCAATGCGCGCATGTGATCATGATGAGTGCCAGACGCTGGCACAGTGCGATGGCGGAGTGGACGGCGAAGCTGATGTTGCGCCGGCATGGCAATGTGGTGGCGTGTGCGGTGGCGAACAAACTGGCACGGGTGGTGTGGGCGATCCTGGCGCACGGTGGCGAGTACCGCCCCTATCCGGAGACGGGGAAGTAA
- a CDS encoding S8 family peptidase, producing the protein MHVRITSSAVMLALASLASHAAPSAQERSVPLPPGDPLVNQQWHLKNTGQNAFSKRGGVKGVDLDLAFTHLRGIRGVGTTIAVIDDGLEIRHPDLAANIVPGSKNLVNGSDDPTPESPDNAHGTSVAGIAAAVGFNGIGGRGIAPSAGLKGFNWLLAQTLDGWLLSHGKQPGGKPLESFTDARVFNQSYGSSAIASRPGNPDADIELQAEEEAYEEVSRYSHWGRGATFVKSAGNAYNYFRVGGGYLLGYQGNAGLPVQDANLSFDNSNYWNVVVSALNADGVRSSYSSVGANVLLTAPGGEYGTDSPAMVTTDLSGCARGYNVSGDTANGLHGGTALDPNCDYNGVMNGTSSAAPATSGSFALVMSANPALSARDVRHILITTARKVDATQPGVTLAFKDKSGGAHSYQAIPGWQKNAAGLFFHQFYGFGLIDIDKAVEKALFYNQPLPPLQKTRWQTVSAQAAIPDADERGVESAFTQPDDLTVEAVQVLVDAEHGRASDLAVELISPSGTRSVLLSPRTALVAEDYGLNQQRLLSNHFYGEPAKGQWRLRVIDTNGAEYRYVYRAGSQNQVYSLPNAEGKLKSWSIRFFGHRSAT; encoded by the coding sequence ATGCACGTTCGCATCACAAGCAGTGCAGTCATGCTGGCGCTGGCTTCGCTGGCAAGCCACGCCGCCCCGTCCGCGCAGGAGCGCAGCGTCCCGCTGCCGCCGGGCGATCCGCTGGTCAATCAACAATGGCATCTGAAAAACACCGGTCAGAACGCCTTCTCCAAACGCGGCGGCGTCAAGGGTGTGGATCTCGACCTCGCCTTCACCCATCTGCGCGGCATCCGCGGCGTCGGCACCACCATCGCCGTCATCGACGACGGCCTGGAAATCAGACACCCGGACCTGGCGGCCAACATCGTGCCCGGTTCGAAGAATCTGGTGAACGGCAGCGACGATCCGACGCCGGAATCGCCTGACAACGCCCACGGCACCTCGGTGGCCGGCATCGCCGCCGCCGTCGGCTTCAACGGCATAGGCGGCCGCGGCATCGCGCCGTCGGCCGGCCTGAAGGGCTTCAACTGGCTGCTGGCGCAGACGCTGGACGGCTGGCTGCTTTCCCACGGCAAGCAGCCCGGCGGCAAACCGCTGGAATCGTTCACCGACGCCCGCGTGTTCAACCAGAGCTACGGCTCGTCGGCCATCGCTTCGCGGCCGGGCAATCCCGACGCCGACATCGAGCTGCAGGCCGAGGAGGAAGCCTACGAGGAGGTCAGCCGCTACAGCCACTGGGGCCGCGGCGCGACATTCGTCAAATCGGCCGGCAACGCCTACAACTACTTCCGCGTCGGCGGCGGCTACCTGCTGGGATACCAGGGCAACGCCGGCCTGCCGGTGCAGGACGCCAACCTGAGCTTCGACAACAGCAATTACTGGAATGTGGTGGTGTCGGCGTTGAACGCCGACGGCGTGCGTTCCTCGTATTCCTCGGTCGGCGCCAATGTGCTGCTGACCGCGCCCGGCGGCGAATACGGCACCGACTCCCCGGCGATGGTCACCACCGACCTGTCCGGCTGCGCCCGCGGCTACAACGTCAGCGGCGACACCGCCAACGGCCTGCACGGCGGCACCGCGCTGGACCCCAACTGCGACTACAACGGCGTGATGAACGGCACCTCGTCCGCCGCGCCGGCCACCTCCGGCTCCTTCGCGCTGGTGATGTCGGCCAACCCGGCGCTGAGCGCCCGCGACGTGCGCCACATCCTGATCACCACCGCGCGCAAGGTGGACGCCACCCAGCCGGGCGTGACGCTGGCGTTCAAGGACAAGAGCGGCGGCGCGCACAGCTACCAGGCCATCCCCGGCTGGCAGAAAAATGCCGCCGGCCTGTTCTTCCACCAGTTCTACGGCTTCGGTCTGATCGATATCGACAAGGCGGTCGAGAAGGCGCTGTTCTACAACCAGCCGCTGCCGCCGCTGCAGAAGACCCGCTGGCAGACCGTTTCCGCCCAGGCCGCCATTCCGGACGCCGACGAGCGCGGCGTCGAAAGCGCGTTCACCCAGCCCGACGATCTGACCGTCGAGGCGGTGCAGGTGCTGGTCGACGCCGAGCACGGCCGCGCCAGCGATCTGGCCGTGGAACTGATCTCGCCGTCCGGCACCCGCTCGGTGCTGCTGTCGCCGCGCACGGCGCTGGTGGCGGAAGACTACGGCCTGAACCAGCAGCGCCTGCTGTCCAACCACTTCTACGGCGAGCCGGCGAAGGGCCAGTGGCGGCTGCGGGTGATCGACACCAACGGCGCCGAATATCGCTACGTCTACCGCGCCGGCAGTCAAAACCAGGTCTATTCTCTTCCGAACGCGGAAGGCAAACTGAAATCGTGGTCGATCCGCTTCTTCGGCCACCGGAGCGCAACATGA
- a CDS encoding PilZ domain-containing protein yields the protein MAQSATLLVRDLPQAEYFTALVEIIKAVSKINADTEMSLKERVRTLLYVDDKAADIHQQLCQDYLHSRGGSKGYLPTILAYWHELSSAYQICLRLHKSGQNQTSEADLQLVTLRGLHHQMRLLAWNALRYLKPEGTAWQQGFRFYTHAEDAGFARTPILLYPDARQEITCEHLLIQAGMLHLAQTENMLHKEIVAVDQLLMLISQHIPLDKQPPAEEPIFVYNLSAPEPPQPMLRGMAGKWHRYWSAYEITSRLADLMFDLDSRIPAQIAALGCELEREEWAGLCEKLAVRWSNDGGKSLRKSERSLHASTAQISIGFDRVAFQIKVQDVGALESERGDDWRINDISSTGMGLTFVGKTIDQLAIGRLILVKTESHPLLLGVIRRILRQNNGTKVGIEILGQTPVGVSLTDPEKPEQLPFTAIYITQPNSRKNQRWFLMPKTLTGASKELVLTAQGKSYQIKLKDPRQDFEDCSHSNFDTLSKMD from the coding sequence GTGGCGCAATCCGCGACCCTGCTGGTGCGCGACCTGCCGCAAGCCGAATACTTTACCGCCTTGGTGGAAATCATCAAGGCCGTATCCAAGATCAACGCAGACACCGAGATGTCGTTGAAAGAGCGGGTCAGGACTTTGCTCTACGTCGACGATAAGGCGGCCGACATCCACCAGCAATTGTGCCAGGATTATCTGCACTCCAGAGGCGGCAGCAAGGGCTATCTGCCCACCATCCTCGCCTACTGGCACGAGCTGTCCAGCGCGTACCAGATCTGCCTGCGACTGCACAAGAGCGGGCAGAACCAGACCTCGGAGGCGGACCTGCAACTGGTTACCCTGCGCGGCCTGCACCACCAGATGCGGCTCTTGGCCTGGAACGCCCTGCGCTATCTGAAGCCGGAGGGCACGGCCTGGCAGCAGGGCTTCCGCTTCTACACGCACGCCGAAGACGCCGGTTTCGCCCGCACGCCCATCCTGCTCTACCCGGACGCGCGCCAGGAAATCACCTGCGAACACCTGCTGATCCAGGCCGGCATGCTGCATCTGGCGCAGACCGAGAACATGCTGCACAAGGAAATCGTCGCCGTCGACCAGTTGTTGATGCTGATCAGCCAGCACATCCCGCTGGACAAGCAGCCGCCGGCGGAGGAACCGATCTTCGTCTACAACCTGTCCGCCCCCGAGCCGCCGCAGCCCATGCTGCGCGGCATGGCCGGCAAATGGCACCGCTACTGGTCGGCCTACGAGATCACCAGCCGGCTGGCCGATCTGATGTTCGATCTGGACAGCCGCATTCCGGCCCAGATCGCGGCGCTGGGCTGCGAGCTGGAGCGGGAGGAATGGGCCGGACTGTGCGAAAAACTCGCCGTGCGCTGGTCCAACGACGGCGGCAAATCGCTGCGCAAGTCTGAGCGCTCGCTGCACGCGTCGACCGCCCAGATATCGATCGGCTTCGACCGTGTCGCGTTCCAGATCAAGGTGCAGGACGTCGGCGCGCTGGAATCCGAACGCGGCGACGACTGGCGCATCAACGACATCAGCAGCACCGGCATGGGACTGACCTTCGTCGGCAAGACCATCGACCAGTTGGCGATCGGCCGGCTGATCCTGGTCAAGACCGAAAGCCATCCGCTGCTGCTCGGCGTCATCCGCCGCATCCTGCGTCAGAACAACGGCACCAAGGTCGGCATCGAAATCCTGGGCCAGACGCCGGTCGGGGTGTCGCTGACCGACCCGGAGAAACCCGAGCAACTGCCGTTCACCGCCATTTACATCACCCAGCCCAACTCGCGCAAAAACCAGCGCTGGTTCCTGATGCCGAAAACCTTGACCGGCGCCAGCAAGGAGCTGGTCCTCACCGCCCAGGGCAAATCCTACCAGATCAAGCTGAAGGATCCTCGGCAGGACTTCGAGGACTGCAGCCACAGCAATTTCGACACACTGTCCAAAATGGACTGA
- a CDS encoding patatin-like phospholipase family protein — translation MLICKPFSLYAPVLALCLAGIIAPPAAFASETVPKGVGVVLGGGGARGFAHLGVLKELDRLRIPVACIAGTSAGALIGGIYANGLPLDEMEKEFNAADWDQMLSGKPARSDIPYDRKRDDYKNYLDISFGLKDGALRVPRSAINSQGIELYIHKMTRDRDIDDFDKLPIPFRAVAADLNNGDAVVFSKGSLARALRASMAVPGVFDLVEDDGRLLVDGAIARNVPVQDVKGRCADHAIVVDVGTPLMKPDEIQTLFDVVEQSSNLAVMRNVQEQMKLLDKNDVVIRPDLAGYAATSFGDHQAIVERGAEAARKMAKQLSAYSVSEAEYAAWKRRLQRPRYPLLDEVKVEGKDGSFTKVSSLQQALNFSGPTVPVGEARDRLAAIFTGGEYDRLGYHIDSISGRNVMTVMPVERSIGQNYLHFGLNLSSDTPGDSSFTLRASHEWAALNSAGGSWRNDVAIGHDKGIKTELYQPLWQGSPLFVSASLGYRQKPFQLFNDDHTVLVTFKDNIVDTQLNAGVALGRYGEWRLGVYKQDNHFTVAQGYSDDLEALASSQYRDVGVQSSLVVDQFDNPRWPRSGYYFNGKIGAGLPGLGSDVNQKFYDMTGELAHTYGNITARFTAKARGSVDIRSEAFMPQNLGGFLNLTGYQSGELLASQVALARLMMYWRATSLPAVLGSGVYAGMSLEAGKLFGENFSSQSSSRWIPAGSVFLGADTILGPFFIGVGTARGGQLTGYIYLGVDY, via the coding sequence ATGCTTATCTGCAAACCTTTTTCCTTGTACGCGCCGGTGCTGGCTTTGTGCCTGGCCGGCATCATCGCGCCGCCGGCGGCGTTCGCCTCCGAAACGGTGCCCAAGGGCGTCGGAGTGGTGTTGGGCGGCGGCGGCGCCCGCGGTTTCGCCCACCTTGGGGTGCTGAAGGAGCTGGATCGCCTGCGCATTCCGGTGGCCTGCATCGCCGGCACCAGCGCCGGGGCGCTGATCGGTGGTATTTATGCCAATGGGCTGCCTCTTGACGAGATGGAGAAGGAGTTCAACGCTGCCGACTGGGACCAGATGCTGTCCGGCAAGCCGGCGCGCTCCGACATCCCGTACGACCGCAAGCGCGACGACTACAAGAACTACCTGGACATCAGCTTCGGTCTGAAGGATGGCGCCTTGCGTGTGCCGCGCAGCGCGATCAACTCCCAGGGCATCGAGCTGTACATCCACAAGATGACCCGCGACCGCGACATCGACGATTTCGACAAGCTGCCGATTCCGTTCCGCGCCGTCGCCGCCGATCTGAACAATGGCGACGCGGTGGTGTTCAGCAAGGGCTCGCTGGCGCGCGCCCTGCGCGCCAGCATGGCGGTGCCGGGTGTGTTCGACCTGGTGGAGGACGACGGGCGTCTGCTGGTCGACGGCGCCATCGCCCGCAATGTGCCGGTGCAGGACGTCAAGGGGCGCTGCGCCGATCACGCGATCGTCGTCGATGTCGGCACGCCGCTGATGAAGCCCGACGAGATCCAGACCTTGTTCGACGTGGTGGAGCAAAGCTCCAATCTGGCGGTGATGCGCAATGTGCAGGAGCAGATGAAGCTGCTGGACAAGAACGATGTGGTGATACGGCCGGACCTGGCCGGCTATGCCGCCACCTCCTTCGGCGACCATCAGGCCATCGTCGAGCGCGGCGCGGAGGCGGCGCGCAAGATGGCCAAACAATTGTCGGCCTATTCGGTGTCCGAGGCCGAGTACGCCGCCTGGAAGCGCCGGCTGCAGCGGCCGCGCTACCCGCTGCTGGACGAGGTCAAGGTGGAGGGCAAGGACGGCAGCTTCACCAAGGTGTCGTCGTTGCAGCAGGCGCTGAACTTCTCCGGGCCGACGGTGCCGGTCGGCGAGGCGAGGGACAGGCTGGCGGCCATCTTCACCGGCGGCGAGTACGACAGGCTGGGTTACCACATCGACAGCATTTCCGGCCGCAACGTGATGACGGTGATGCCGGTCGAGCGCAGCATAGGCCAGAACTACCTGCATTTCGGCCTCAACCTCAGCAGCGACACGCCCGGCGACAGCAGCTTCACGCTGCGCGCCTCGCACGAGTGGGCCGCGCTGAACAGCGCCGGCGGCTCCTGGCGCAACGATGTCGCCATCGGCCACGACAAGGGCATCAAGACCGAGCTCTACCAGCCGCTGTGGCAGGGTAGCCCGCTGTTCGTCTCGGCCTCGCTGGGCTACCGGCAGAAGCCGTTCCAGCTGTTCAACGACGATCATACGGTGCTGGTCACCTTCAAGGACAATATCGTAGACACCCAGCTGAATGCCGGCGTGGCGCTGGGCCGCTACGGCGAATGGCGGCTGGGCGTCTACAAGCAGGACAACCATTTCACGGTGGCCCAGGGGTATTCGGACGATCTGGAGGCGCTGGCGTCCAGTCAGTACCGCGACGTCGGCGTGCAAAGCAGCCTGGTGGTCGACCAGTTCGACAATCCGCGCTGGCCGCGCTCCGGTTATTACTTCAACGGCAAGATAGGCGCGGGCTTGCCCGGGCTCGGCAGCGACGTCAACCAGAAGTTCTACGACATGACCGGCGAGCTGGCGCACACCTACGGCAACATCACGGCGCGCTTCACCGCCAAGGCCAGGGGCAGCGTCGACATCCGTTCCGAAGCCTTCATGCCGCAGAATCTTGGCGGCTTCCTGAACCTGACCGGCTACCAGAGCGGCGAGTTGCTGGCCAGCCAGGTGGCGCTGGCGAGGCTGATGATGTACTGGCGCGCGACGTCGCTGCCGGCGGTGCTGGGTTCCGGCGTCTATGCCGGCATGTCGCTGGAGGCGGGCAAGCTGTTCGGCGAGAATTTCAGCAGCCAGTCCAGTAGTCGCTGGATTCCGGCCGGCTCGGTCTTTCTGGGCGCGGATACCATCCTGGGGCCGTTCTTCATCGGCGTCGGCACCGCCAGAGGCGGACAGTTGACCGGCTATATCTACCTCGGAGTCGATTACTGA
- a CDS encoding triacylglycerol lipase — translation MNRLLSRSALLIAMLLLPVASALASTNGGYTQTRYPIVLVHGLFGFGQVLGVDYFYQVPAALKADGAQVFVAEVSATDSNEVRGEQLLQQVRQILAITGAQKVNLIGHSQGAPTARYVAGVRPDLVASVTTVGGVNKGSVVADIVRGVAPPGSVSETVAAAVAGAFVKVLAFFSGTSNLPQQPIGALNSLTTAGSRAFNAKFPAGVPTSACGEGDYAANGVRYYSWTGAATTTNVLDPLTVPMGVLGLAFGSTPSDGLVAVCSAHLGQVIRDDYKMNHVNEINQSFGLVSLFEVSPVTLYRQQANRLKNAGL, via the coding sequence ATGAATCGCCTCTTGTCGCGCAGTGCGCTCCTCATCGCCATGCTGCTGCTGCCTGTCGCCTCGGCGCTGGCTTCCACCAACGGCGGCTATACCCAGACCCGTTACCCCATCGTGCTGGTGCACGGCCTGTTCGGCTTCGGACAGGTGCTGGGCGTCGATTACTTCTACCAGGTGCCGGCCGCGCTGAAGGCCGACGGCGCCCAGGTCTTCGTGGCCGAGGTGTCGGCCACCGACAGCAATGAAGTGCGCGGCGAGCAGCTGCTGCAGCAGGTGCGGCAGATCCTGGCCATCACCGGCGCGCAGAAGGTCAATCTGATCGGCCACAGCCAGGGCGCGCCGACGGCCCGCTACGTGGCCGGCGTGCGTCCGGACCTGGTGGCCTCGGTCACCACCGTCGGCGGCGTCAACAAGGGCTCCGTCGTGGCCGACATCGTCCGCGGCGTCGCGCCGCCGGGATCGGTCAGCGAAACCGTCGCCGCCGCCGTGGCCGGCGCCTTCGTCAAGGTGCTGGCCTTCTTCTCCGGCACCAGCAACCTGCCGCAGCAGCCTATCGGCGCGCTGAACTCGCTGACCACCGCCGGCTCGCGGGCCTTCAACGCCAAGTTCCCGGCCGGCGTGCCGACCAGCGCCTGCGGCGAGGGCGATTATGCGGCCAACGGCGTGCGCTACTACTCGTGGACCGGCGCCGCGACCACCACCAATGTCCTCGACCCGCTGACCGTGCCGATGGGCGTGCTGGGCCTGGCCTTCGGCTCCACCCCGTCCGACGGCCTAGTGGCCGTGTGCTCGGCCCACCTCGGCCAGGTGATCCGCGACGATTACAAGATGAATCACGTCAACGAGATCAATCAGAGCTTCGGCCTGGTCAGCCTGTTCGAGGTCAGCCCGGTCACGCTTTACCGTCAGCAGGCCAATCGCTTGAAGAACGCGGGATTGTGA
- a CDS encoding lipase secretion chaperone, translated as MRRPRLILLTVCVGALLAWWAWPSANPAGAGVAVAAGTFAPSLRGTAVDGAVRAVDGSLRVDQELRRQFDYYLATLGERQLPAIRAELRRHLAQTLGVKALAQALNLFDRYVAYRQSLAGMTVAAGADLPQRLASVRAAKLRYFSAAEVEGLFGDEDRYDGFTAGRLAILADPALSAEEKRRRIAELERQLPPELRAAREEPVKHLELAQAEEALRRRGGGEQELYQLRAAMVGQAAADRLSDLDREQAAWRQRVDDFKRDSAAIAANAQLNAAQRQQALAQLQASRFTSQEALRLPAYAPVN; from the coding sequence ATGCGGCGTCCGCGCTTGATATTGCTGACGGTCTGCGTCGGCGCGCTGCTGGCGTGGTGGGCCTGGCCTTCGGCGAACCCGGCTGGGGCCGGCGTCGCCGTGGCGGCGGGGACCTTCGCGCCGTCTTTGCGCGGCACCGCCGTCGACGGCGCGGTCCGCGCCGTCGACGGCAGTCTGCGGGTGGACCAGGAGTTGCGCCGGCAGTTCGACTACTACCTGGCCACGCTGGGCGAGCGCCAGCTGCCGGCCATCCGCGCCGAGCTGCGCCGGCATCTGGCCCAGACGCTGGGCGTCAAGGCGCTGGCGCAGGCGCTGAATCTGTTCGACCGCTATGTCGCCTATCGCCAGTCGCTGGCCGGCATGACGGTGGCGGCCGGCGCCGACCTGCCGCAACGGCTGGCCAGCGTGCGGGCGGCGAAGCTGCGGTACTTCTCCGCGGCCGAGGTCGAGGGTCTGTTCGGCGACGAGGACCGTTACGACGGCTTCACCGCCGGGCGGCTGGCCATTCTGGCCGACCCCGCGCTGAGCGCGGAGGAGAAGCGGCGGCGGATCGCGGAGCTGGAGCGGCAGCTGCCGCCCGAGCTGCGCGCGGCGCGCGAGGAGCCGGTCAAGCACCTGGAGCTGGCGCAGGCCGAGGAGGCCTTGCGCCGGCGCGGCGGCGGCGAGCAGGAGCTGTACCAGCTGCGCGCCGCCATGGTGGGGCAGGCGGCGGCGGACCGGCTTTCCGATCTGGATCGGGAGCAGGCGGCCTGGCGGCAGCGGGTGGACGATTTCAAGCGCGACAGCGCCGCCATCGCGGCGAATGCCCAGTTGAACGCCGCGCAGCGGCAGCAGGCGCTGGCACAGCTGCAGGCCAGTCGTTTCACGTCGCAGGAGGCCTTGCGCTTGCCGGCCTACGCGCCGGTCAACTGA
- the trpC gene encoding indole-3-glycerol phosphate synthase TrpC codes for MSDILDTIIATKRQEIAAALNSRPLAAVRADAEARQDRRDFVAALRAKHALGKAGVIAEIKKASPSKGVIREDFQPAAIAASYAAHGAACLSVLTDRQYFQGDASYLEAARAACHLPALRKDFIVDEYQVYEARAMGADCILLIAAALELPKMKALETLARELGMAVLVEVHNEAELDAALALETELVGVNNRNLRSFEVSLTTTLKLLPRIGDGRIAITESGIATIDDVRLMRSSGVHTFLVGEAFMREAEPGEALQRLFHAED; via the coding sequence ATGTCCGACATTCTCGACACCATCATCGCCACCAAGCGCCAGGAAATCGCCGCCGCGCTGAACAGCCGCCCGCTGGCCGCGGTACGGGCCGACGCCGAAGCCCGCCAGGATCGCCGCGACTTCGTCGCCGCCCTGCGCGCCAAGCACGCGCTGGGCAAGGCCGGGGTCATCGCCGAAATCAAGAAGGCCAGCCCGAGCAAGGGCGTGATACGCGAGGACTTCCAGCCGGCGGCCATCGCCGCGAGCTACGCCGCCCACGGCGCCGCCTGCCTGTCGGTGCTGACCGATCGCCAATACTTCCAGGGCGACGCCAGCTACCTGGAAGCCGCGCGCGCCGCCTGTCACCTGCCGGCGCTGCGCAAGGACTTCATCGTCGACGAATACCAGGTCTACGAGGCGCGCGCGATGGGCGCCGACTGCATCCTGCTGATCGCCGCGGCCCTGGAGCTGCCCAAGATGAAGGCGCTGGAGACGCTGGCCCGCGAGCTGGGCATGGCGGTGCTGGTGGAGGTGCACAACGAGGCGGAGCTGGATGCCGCGCTGGCGCTCGAGACCGAGCTGGTCGGCGTCAACAATCGCAATCTGCGCAGCTTCGAAGTCAGCCTGACCACCACGCTGAAACTGCTGCCGCGCATAGGCGACGGCCGCATCGCGATCACCGAGAGCGGCATCGCCACCATTGACGACGTGCGGCTGATGCGCAGCAGCGGCGTCCACACCTTTCTGGTCGGCGAGGCCTTCATGCGCGAGGCCGAGCCGGGCGAGGCGCTGCAGCGGCTGTTCCACGCCGAAGATTGA
- a CDS encoding NnrS family protein: MARAHPLFSAPHRAAFLPGILLAILMLALWSAELAARLFGQGLPLALPAMLAHGFLMLFGFFPLFMAGFLFTAGPRWLNVPPPGRGAYLAVPALLVAGLALWLVGAATGGVWLLAGHLLYSLGFVGLGGGFARLLLRSAAPDRRHAWAVLSAFGIGALALACAGYWLLSGDVRGWLWMRDLALWGFLLPVFLTVCHRMLPFFSASALTPYQAWRPWWLLAAMLGGALGHGLLSIAGWPSWGLDLVLAALFGYTSWRWRLAASLRVRLLAMLHLSFAWLAAGFALYAWQGAFGGLAWAPLHAITVGFFLTMMIAFVSRVSLGHSGQPLEAGKALWGLYLAAQWLALARVAADLLPLGWRGGLYSLAAAGWLLTLLLWGGRFLPVYLRPRADGQPG, translated from the coding sequence ATGGCGCGCGCTCATCCATTGTTTTCCGCCCCACATCGGGCGGCCTTCCTGCCCGGCATACTGCTGGCCATCCTGATGCTGGCGCTGTGGAGCGCCGAGCTGGCGGCGCGCCTGTTCGGCCAGGGCCTGCCGCTGGCGTTGCCGGCGATGCTGGCCCACGGCTTTCTGATGCTGTTCGGCTTTTTCCCGCTGTTCATGGCCGGCTTTCTGTTCACCGCGGGCCCGCGCTGGCTGAACGTGCCGCCGCCGGGGCGCGGCGCCTATCTGGCGGTGCCGGCGCTGCTGGTCGCCGGTCTGGCGCTGTGGCTGGTCGGCGCGGCGACGGGCGGCGTCTGGCTGCTGGCCGGCCATCTGCTCTACAGCTTGGGTTTTGTCGGCCTGGGCGGCGGTTTCGCCCGGCTGCTGCTGCGCAGCGCCGCGCCGGACCGGCGCCATGCCTGGGCGGTGCTGTCGGCCTTCGGCATCGGCGCGCTGGCGCTGGCCTGCGCCGGCTACTGGTTGCTGAGCGGTGACGTCCGCGGCTGGTTGTGGATGCGGGACCTGGCCTTGTGGGGGTTTCTGCTGCCGGTTTTTCTGACGGTGTGCCACCGCATGCTGCCGTTCTTCTCGGCCAGCGCGCTGACGCCGTACCAGGCCTGGCGGCCGTGGTGGCTGCTGGCGGCGATGCTGGGCGGCGCCCTGGGACACGGCCTGCTGTCCATCGCCGGCTGGCCGTCCTGGGGGCTGGACCTGGTCCTGGCCGCGCTGTTCGGCTACACCAGCTGGCGCTGGAGGCTGGCGGCCTCGTTGCGCGTCAGGCTGCTGGCGATGCTGCATCTGTCCTTCGCCTGGCTGGCTGCCGGCTTCGCGCTGTATGCCTGGCAGGGCGCCTTTGGCGGCCTGGCCTGGGCACCGCTGCACGCGATCACGGTCGGCTTTTTCCTGACGATGATGATCGCCTTCGTGTCGCGGGTGTCGCTGGGCCATTCCGGACAGCCGCTGGAGGCCGGCAAGGCCTTGTGGGGCCTGTATCTGGCGGCGCAGTGGCTGGCGCTGGCGCGCGTCGCGGCCGACCTGCTGCCCCTGGGCTGGCGCGGCGGCCTGTACAGCCTCGCCGCGGCGGGCTGGCTGCTGACCCTGCTGTTGTGGGGCGGCCGTTTCCTGCCCGTTTATCTGCGTCCGCGCGCCGACGGCCAGCCGGGCTGA
- a CDS encoding hemerythrin domain-containing protein, which translates to MNPSESLIRQHRDCDARFADAEQAARAKDWPAAESAFAAMRGEMEGHFQLEEERLFPAFEQASGMRGGPTVVMRAEHAQMRQLLDGMAEALAAGDGDGFLAEADTLLILTQQHNMKEENILYPMCEQCLPDLAGLLQGAGGAA; encoded by the coding sequence ATGAATCCATCCGAATCACTGATCCGCCAGCACCGCGATTGCGACGCCCGTTTCGCCGACGCCGAGCAAGCCGCGCGCGCGAAGGACTGGCCCGCCGCCGAGTCCGCCTTCGCCGCGATGCGCGGCGAGATGGAAGGCCATTTCCAGCTGGAGGAGGAGCGCTTGTTCCCGGCCTTCGAGCAAGCCAGCGGCATGCGCGGCGGCCCGACCGTGGTGATGCGCGCCGAGCATGCGCAGATGCGGCAGTTGCTGGATGGCATGGCGGAAGCGCTGGCCGCCGGCGATGGCGACGGCTTCCTGGCCGAGGCCGACACGCTGCTGATCCTGACCCAGCAGCACAATATGAAGGAGGAGAACATCCTGTATCCGATGTGCGAGCAATGCCTGCCGGACCTGGCGGGTCTGCTGCAAGGGGCCGGCGGTGCCGCTTGA